From a region of the Azospirillum formosense genome:
- a CDS encoding PRC-barrel domain-containing protein encodes MHKTVIATLSALALMTGAAAAQTGTGGTAQAPTSQAPNSVIMDQGQSARPAGPTGGASVEHLMSRTVIGADGEKVGKVTDVILGPDGNAQLLVIQSGGFLGIGGKEIAADIALADVLPGNGPITLRDVTQASVRDMPEFQYSDSMTSLNRGPKGSGESNKQ; translated from the coding sequence ATGCACAAGACGGTGATCGCGACCCTGTCCGCCCTGGCGCTGATGACCGGCGCAGCCGCGGCCCAGACCGGCACCGGCGGCACCGCCCAGGCCCCGACCTCGCAGGCCCCGAACTCGGTCATCATGGATCAGGGACAGAGCGCCCGGCCGGCCGGCCCAACCGGCGGGGCCAGCGTCGAGCATCTGATGAGCCGCACGGTGATCGGCGCGGACGGCGAGAAGGTCGGCAAGGTGACCGACGTCATTCTCGGCCCGGACGGCAACGCGCAGCTTCTGGTGATCCAGAGCGGCGGCTTCCTCGGCATCGGCGGCAAGGAGATCGCGGCGGACATCGCGCTGGCCGACGTGCTGCCGGGCAACGGCCCGATCACGTTGCGCGACGTCACCCAGGCGAGCGTGCGCGACATGCCGGAATTCCAGTACAGCGACAGCATGACCTCGCTGAACCGTGGCCCGAAGGGCAGCGGCGAGTCGAACAAGCAGTAA
- a CDS encoding bacteriohemerythrin, which translates to MKPNLADPRWETMAWQDGFGVGNAVIDADHRRLFELFNEFVTAVNESRADSEIQDVLGELLAYTDTHFDREETLMREHGYPDFAAHKALHDSFVRQLHDVNSALDAGGEKGAFVLGFLAKWLSGHILGVDTKLGAYLRERGVEA; encoded by the coding sequence ATGAAGCCGAACCTTGCCGACCCGCGCTGGGAAACGATGGCGTGGCAGGACGGCTTCGGAGTCGGGAACGCGGTGATCGACGCCGACCACAGGCGCCTGTTCGAGCTGTTCAACGAGTTCGTCACCGCGGTGAACGAGTCCCGCGCCGACAGTGAGATCCAGGACGTGCTGGGGGAATTGCTCGCCTACACCGACACCCATTTCGACCGGGAGGAGACGCTGATGCGCGAGCATGGCTATCCCGACTTTGCGGCGCACAAGGCGCTGCATGACAGCTTCGTCCGCCAGTTGCACGATGTGAACAGCGCGCTGGACGCGGGTGGGGAGAAGGGCGCCTTCGTTCTGGGCTTCCTGGCCAAATGGCTGTCGGGCCACATCCTGGGCGTGGACACCAAGCTGGGCGCCTACCTGCGCGAGCGCGGGGTGGAGGCGTAA